The Paenibacillus tianjinensis genome has a window encoding:
- a CDS encoding allantoinase — protein sequence MKETYELIIKNGDVVLPGEVRKMDIAVKNGKIAALGEQLPVYPETKVIDAEGQYVLPGMIDMHVHFNEPALGHWEGFRSGSASLAAGGCTCYADMPLNGNPPTVNKAALQLKAEAAAGNSAVDYVLWGGLVPGNLDDLEELAAAGVTGFKAFISNPGGEGEGRFREVDDDTLFQGMKKIAGLGGILALHAESEEITAVLSADAVRSGRTSARDFAASRPAEAELEAVARALLYSERTGCRLHFVHISTAAAIEMIHEAKLRGLDVSAETCPHYLILNENSLEELGVLAKCAPPLRSPEEQEKLWKVLADGHIELIASDHSPCPPELKLDPGLSFFEAWGGISGAQSSLELMFHEGVNVRGLPVTLIAALLAEQPARRFGLDHRKGSIKLGLDADLVLLNPNHSYMLSAEYLYYRHKHSPYTGMTLSCKVTATISRGAVVYTAADGLLIEDGGQWLRVNEGQSLL from the coding sequence ATGAAGGAAACGTATGAGCTTATCATCAAGAATGGGGACGTTGTGCTGCCCGGAGAAGTACGCAAGATGGACATCGCTGTGAAGAACGGAAAGATTGCCGCGCTGGGCGAGCAGCTGCCGGTTTATCCGGAGACCAAGGTCATCGATGCGGAAGGACAGTATGTTCTGCCCGGCATGATCGATATGCATGTTCATTTTAATGAACCGGCGCTGGGCCATTGGGAAGGCTTCCGCAGCGGTTCGGCGTCGCTTGCCGCCGGAGGCTGCACCTGTTATGCGGATATGCCTCTGAACGGCAATCCGCCTACAGTGAATAAAGCTGCGCTGCAGCTCAAAGCTGAGGCGGCTGCCGGCAACTCCGCCGTGGATTATGTGCTGTGGGGCGGGCTGGTTCCCGGCAATCTGGATGATTTGGAGGAGCTGGCGGCTGCCGGTGTTACCGGCTTCAAGGCGTTCATCTCCAATCCCGGAGGTGAAGGAGAAGGACGGTTCCGCGAGGTGGATGATGATACCCTGTTCCAGGGAATGAAAAAAATCGCCGGGCTCGGCGGTATTCTTGCCCTGCATGCGGAGAGCGAGGAGATCACCGCAGTGCTGTCGGCTGATGCTGTACGCAGCGGCCGGACCAGTGCACGTGACTTTGCCGCTTCCCGTCCGGCGGAAGCTGAGCTGGAGGCCGTGGCGAGAGCGCTGCTGTACAGTGAACGCACCGGCTGCAGGCTGCATTTTGTGCATATCAGCACGGCAGCAGCAATTGAAATGATCCATGAAGCCAAGCTCCGCGGGCTTGATGTGTCTGCAGAAACCTGCCCCCATTACCTGATTCTGAACGAGAACAGCCTGGAGGAGCTGGGAGTGCTGGCTAAATGCGCGCCGCCGCTGCGCAGCCCGGAGGAGCAGGAGAAGCTGTGGAAGGTGCTGGCAGACGGGCATATCGAGCTGATCGCCTCGGATCATTCCCCTTGTCCGCCTGAGCTTAAGCTTGATCCCGGGCTGAGCTTCTTTGAAGCCTGGGGCGGTATCTCCGGGGCACAAAGCAGCCTGGAGCTGATGTTCCACGAAGGGGTTAATGTGCGCGGCCTGCCGGTTACGCTGATAGCCGCGCTGCTGGCAGAGCAGCCGGCCCGGCGGTTCGGGCTGGACCACCGCAAAGGCTCGATCAAGCTTGGATTGGACGCCGATCTGGTGCTGCTGAACCCGAATCACTCCTATATGTTGAGCGCAGAGTATCTCTATTATCGTCATAAACATAGCCCCTATACCGGCATGACCTTATCCTGCAAGGTTACGGCAACGATCAGCCGCGGAGCGGTGGTATATACCGCAGCAGACGGGCTATTGATTGAGGATGGCGGCCAGTGGCTGCGGGTCAATGAAGGGCAGTCTTTATTATGA
- the allC gene encoding allantoate deiminase, translating to MTTPTIKAPVLEMMELLEELAAFSAPGAGVSRLLYTPEWLRAHQFLQERMAALGMEVRRDEVGNVYGRFTGSQTADKVILTGSHIDTVLNGGKYDGAYGIAAAVTALHYLQQTFGQPLRTVEAVAFCEEEGSRFPITFWGSGNVTGMYNGSEADSCSDSRRVTISSAMEACGLERKPGKGPRREDIGAYVELHIEQGIVLEQSALEIGIVEAIAGQRRFHVKVGGTANHAGTTPMGLRRDALAGAAEMLLAMEQAAVQTGDPLVATCGKLEASPGTPNVIPGEVQFTLDIRHSEAEQLERYCSGIQAHFERIADSRGLTLELTATLATTPAPMDEGLKRLLEQISQQQGRSFRTMVSGAGHDAQLFAPLCPTAMIFVPSRAGISHSPDEYSSPEELAAGLNVLTAILYELAYKES from the coding sequence ATGACAACGCCGACGATTAAGGCACCGGTGCTTGAGATGATGGAGCTGCTGGAGGAGCTTGCGGCCTTCAGCGCTCCAGGAGCCGGAGTATCCCGCCTTCTGTATACTCCGGAATGGCTCCGGGCGCATCAGTTCCTGCAGGAGAGGATGGCTGCCCTGGGTATGGAAGTAAGGCGTGATGAGGTCGGCAATGTCTATGGAAGATTTACAGGCTCGCAGACAGCCGATAAAGTCATATTAACCGGATCACATATTGACACCGTTCTGAACGGCGGGAAATATGACGGTGCATACGGGATTGCTGCTGCCGTTACTGCCCTGCATTATTTGCAGCAGACCTTCGGGCAGCCGCTGCGGACCGTGGAGGCAGTAGCCTTTTGCGAAGAAGAGGGCAGCCGGTTTCCCATCACCTTCTGGGGCTCGGGCAATGTAACAGGGATGTATAACGGAAGCGAAGCGGATAGCTGCTCAGATTCCCGGAGGGTAACCATCTCTTCGGCTATGGAAGCTTGCGGATTGGAACGTAAGCCCGGGAAGGGTCCCCGCAGAGAAGATATCGGCGCGTATGTTGAGCTGCATATCGAACAGGGGATCGTACTGGAGCAATCGGCTTTGGAGATTGGAATTGTTGAGGCTATCGCCGGGCAGCGGCGATTTCATGTGAAAGTTGGCGGCACCGCTAACCATGCCGGCACAACCCCGATGGGGCTGCGGCGGGATGCGCTAGCGGGTGCTGCAGAGATGCTGCTGGCGATGGAGCAGGCGGCAGTTCAGACCGGTGATCCGCTGGTAGCAACTTGCGGGAAGCTGGAGGCGTCCCCGGGTACGCCGAATGTCATACCGGGTGAGGTACAGTTTACGCTGGATATCCGCCATAGCGAAGCTGAGCAGCTGGAGCGCTATTGTAGCGGCATTCAGGCACATTTCGAAAGAATTGCCGACAGCCGCGGACTGACTTTGGAGCTCACAGCAACCTTAGCTACCACTCCAGCGCCTATGGATGAGGGGCTGAAGAGGCTGCTGGAGCAGATCAGCCAACAGCAGGGGAGAAGCTTCCGCACGATGGTTAGCGGAGCAGGCCATGATGCACAGCTCTTCGCACCCCTATGTCCTACAGCAATGATTTTTGTGCCGAGCCGGGCCGGAATCAGCCATTCACCGGATGAATACTCTTCACCGGAAGAGCTGGCTGCCGGATTGAATGTATTAACGGCCATATTATATGAGTTGGCTTATAAAGAAAGCTGA
- a CDS encoding pyridoxal-phosphate-dependent aminotransferase family protein, whose product MKRYEDLSPSLRCIMTPGPVEVDPRVLRAMSFPVLGQFDPEFTDIMNETMGMLRELFATNNKWAFPVDGTSRSGIEAVMVSLIAPGDRVLIPIFGRFGHLLHEIAERCGAEVYTIEKAWGSVFAPEEVISAIQSIKPDIVAIVHGETSTGRVQPLAEIGRACREQDALLIVDAVATIGGVPVETDAWMLDAVIGGTQKCLSIPSGMAPVTYNERAEAKLLKRKQVERGLRTGEFEAGELPPVRSNYFDLSMLQDYWSPQRLNHHTEMTSMLYALREGLRLVLEEGLRARHARHALHEEALTAGLSAMGLELYGDPESKLTVVTCVRIPEGIDGESVRSMLLNRFGIEIASSFGPLKGQIWRIGTMGFSCRENNVLRVLGALEATLLRHGHPLPAGLGVQAALDVYEAKVR is encoded by the coding sequence ATGAAGCGGTACGAAGATTTGTCACCGTCCTTGCGGTGTATCATGACCCCGGGACCGGTGGAGGTCGATCCGCGCGTACTGCGGGCGATGTCTTTTCCGGTTCTGGGCCAGTTTGATCCTGAATTTACGGATATTATGAACGAGACCATGGGGATGCTCCGTGAGCTGTTTGCTACGAACAATAAATGGGCTTTTCCGGTCGACGGCACTTCGCGTTCCGGTATTGAAGCGGTAATGGTCAGTTTAATCGCACCTGGCGACCGGGTGCTGATTCCGATCTTTGGCCGCTTCGGCCATTTGCTGCATGAAATCGCCGAACGCTGCGGTGCAGAGGTCTATACCATTGAGAAAGCCTGGGGCAGCGTATTTGCTCCCGAGGAAGTGATTTCCGCGATCCAAAGCATTAAGCCGGATATAGTAGCTATTGTTCACGGGGAAACCTCCACGGGCCGGGTGCAGCCGCTGGCCGAGATCGGGCGAGCCTGCCGTGAGCAGGATGCCCTGCTCATCGTGGATGCCGTTGCAACAATCGGCGGTGTGCCGGTGGAGACGGATGCCTGGATGCTGGACGCTGTCATCGGCGGTACACAGAAATGCCTGTCGATTCCCTCCGGGATGGCACCGGTTACGTATAATGAACGGGCGGAAGCCAAACTGCTGAAGCGCAAGCAGGTAGAGCGCGGGCTCAGAACAGGCGAGTTCGAAGCGGGGGAGCTGCCTCCTGTGCGAAGCAATTATTTTGACTTAAGCATGCTGCAGGATTATTGGAGTCCGCAGCGGCTGAACCATCATACGGAGATGACTTCGATGCTCTATGCACTGCGTGAAGGGCTGCGGCTGGTGCTGGAGGAAGGCCTTCGGGCACGGCATGCCAGACATGCGCTGCATGAAGAGGCGCTTACAGCCGGACTATCGGCGATGGGCCTGGAGCTGTATGGCGATCCGGAGAGCAAGCTGACAGTGGTTACCTGCGTCCGGATTCCGGAGGGGATTGACGGGGAGTCTGTTCGCAGTATGCTGCTTAACCGCTTTGGCATCGAGATTGCCAGCTCCTTCGGGCCGCTCAAAGGACAAATCTGGCGAATTGGCACGATGGGCTTCAGCTGCCGTGAAAATAATGTGCTGCGGGTACTAGGAGCGCTTGAGGCCACGCTTTTGCGGCATGGGCATCCTCTTCCCGCCGGCCTCGGTGTCCAGGCGGCACTTGACGTATACGAGGCAAAAGTAAGATAA
- a CDS encoding adenine deaminase has translation MTFKRKPLADCVPELVATARGDQPASLVITGGKLVNVVSGEILEGMSVAVQGGRIAYVGKDVSHTIGEGTKIIDAAGKYIAPGLLDGHCHIESTQLTVTEFARAVLPMGTTGGFFDAHEIANVFGLKGIKLMLDEMRGTPLAAYMQVASCVPSAGAEFETTGASLGPAEIAEAYTWGEDVIALGEVMNFPGVVYGDNKMIGEIQATLRAGRYVDGHFTWPSSDWRLPVYAAAGVTGDHECVTAEDVMERVRLGMYAKMRRGSAWHDVAKTITAHTEHGLDPRRMMLVTDDRSSESLRDEGHMDFVVRHAISQGVKPVIAFQMATINTAERFGVARDIGSITPGSCADIILLDGNLADVHVVTTIAAGVVVAENGIMTAELPSYTYPEEVRSSVHLQQLPVPEDFVIHAPVESGTLATRVIKVIENHVETEERIVQLPVENGVLQVGNGLCKIAVFERHKGTGNKSVGVVEGIGFQEPAAIAMTVAHDSHNVLVIGNDDVLMAKAAAAVAEAQGGVAVITGTGTTLFPLAIAGLMSAEPFEVAAAQSAAISTVLYDAGCTLNYAFMTLSLLALAVIPTLRISDKGLVRISPEEGIQLVSLFC, from the coding sequence ATGACGTTTAAAAGAAAACCGCTTGCGGATTGTGTGCCTGAGCTTGTGGCTACAGCCCGCGGCGATCAGCCGGCATCTCTGGTCATCACGGGAGGAAAGCTGGTCAATGTGGTCTCGGGGGAGATTTTGGAGGGGATGTCTGTTGCGGTACAAGGGGGACGCATTGCCTATGTCGGCAAGGACGTCTCTCATACGATTGGTGAAGGTACAAAGATTATTGATGCAGCCGGCAAATATATTGCTCCCGGATTACTTGACGGACATTGCCATATCGAAAGCACACAGCTGACCGTTACCGAATTTGCCCGTGCGGTGCTGCCGATGGGAACGACGGGCGGATTCTTTGATGCGCATGAAATCGCCAATGTGTTCGGGCTGAAGGGGATTAAGCTGATGCTGGATGAAATGCGCGGCACGCCGCTTGCCGCGTATATGCAGGTAGCTTCCTGTGTACCTTCGGCAGGGGCGGAGTTCGAAACAACCGGCGCCTCACTCGGACCGGCCGAGATTGCAGAAGCCTATACCTGGGGTGAGGATGTCATCGCTCTGGGTGAAGTTATGAACTTCCCGGGCGTGGTATATGGCGATAATAAAATGATCGGCGAAATCCAGGCGACACTCCGTGCCGGCAGATACGTGGATGGGCATTTCACCTGGCCGTCCAGCGACTGGAGACTTCCGGTTTATGCCGCCGCCGGTGTAACCGGCGACCATGAATGTGTAACGGCTGAGGATGTCATGGAACGTGTCCGACTGGGGATGTATGCCAAAATGCGCCGCGGCTCCGCCTGGCATGATGTAGCGAAGACGATCACTGCGCATACGGAGCACGGGCTGGACCCGCGCCGGATGATGCTGGTCACCGATGATCGCAGCTCGGAATCGCTGCGCGACGAGGGACATATGGATTTTGTCGTACGCCATGCGATCTCCCAAGGGGTAAAACCGGTGATTGCCTTCCAGATGGCAACCATTAACACCGCTGAACGCTTCGGCGTAGCCCGTGATATCGGCTCGATTACGCCGGGCTCCTGTGCGGATATTATTTTGCTGGATGGAAATCTGGCCGATGTCCATGTAGTAACGACAATAGCTGCCGGTGTGGTGGTGGCTGAGAACGGCATTATGACAGCTGAGCTTCCGTCTTATACCTATCCTGAGGAGGTGCGGTCTTCGGTTCATCTGCAGCAGCTTCCGGTGCCGGAAGACTTTGTGATCCATGCTCCGGTGGAGTCAGGCACCCTCGCTACCCGGGTAATCAAGGTCATCGAGAATCATGTGGAGACAGAAGAACGGATCGTACAGCTGCCGGTAGAGAACGGGGTGCTGCAGGTTGGAAACGGACTCTGCAAAATCGCAGTATTTGAACGGCACAAAGGGACCGGCAACAAATCGGTAGGTGTAGTTGAGGGGATCGGCTTCCAGGAGCCGGCGGCTATTGCCATGACGGTTGCCCATGACAGCCACAATGTGCTGGTGATCGGCAATGATGATGTCCTGATGGCAAAAGCAGCAGCTGCGGTAGCAGAGGCTCAAGGCGGTGTGGCTGTAATTACAGGGACCGGTACCACGCTATTCCCGCTGGCCATCGCCGGTCTAATGTCTGCAGAGCCGTTTGAGGTAGCCGCCGCCCAGTCTGCGGCAATCAGTACAGTACTGTATGATGCAGGCTGCACGCTGAATTATGCTTTTATGACCCTGTCTCTGCTGGCGTTAGCAGTTATTCCGACCTTGCGGATTTCTGATAAGGGTCTGGTGCGGATTTCACCGGAAGAGGGCATTCAGCTCGTATCTTTATTCTGCTAG
- a CDS encoding IDEAL domain-containing protein: MIRLDTQDIVNITMKQIAGIFKMEPLELRFVNDFRGEQYLLTNDKLHLSNQQYWAKVMDCVFDNHVRPVLMCEVLYFLRNEFMESDIKLMFSYDFAEGANGLATATAEVCFNDSPELQPAEIAELIDFALALQDKNWFEELTAKYKQLTA; this comes from the coding sequence ATGATCAGATTAGATACACAGGACATTGTGAATATCACAATGAAGCAAATTGCCGGTATTTTTAAGATGGAGCCGCTTGAGCTCAGATTTGTTAATGATTTTCGGGGGGAGCAATATCTGCTAACCAATGATAAGCTGCATCTCAGCAACCAGCAATATTGGGCAAAGGTTATGGATTGTGTGTTCGATAACCATGTCAGACCGGTTTTGATGTGTGAAGTGCTGTATTTCCTCCGCAATGAATTTATGGAGAGTGACATTAAGCTTATGTTTTCTTACGATTTTGCTGAAGGTGCAAATGGGCTGGCAACGGCAACTGCTGAGGTTTGCTTCAATGATTCCCCGGAGCTGCAGCCGGCTGAAATTGCTGAATTGATTGATTTTGCATTGGCCTTGCAGGATAAGAATTGGTTTGAGGAACTGACCGCTAAATACAAACAATTAACCGCATAA
- a CDS encoding FMN-binding protein, which translates to MTVKQNVYQDGVYVAYGNAYSKGTEGVKVTIKDGKIADIVLMRTNPKIIDNTVSNNYSGVWVAYGLMKERLLGQTRDSAAAVDAVSGATRSSNGWKLSVDRAFERAMKVKPADATYFAGDHMGVDPEGKYAVFASYDANSLTAVKLYPMTSTGSFVDEKAYTAEQTAAIAAITPVLLAKGSSAQPVAGYEAESKAAINAFWDAEQNAKINNTSAYVDGFYSSYGTARSVGVERADVVIRNGKLVDVKLYRLGTNLIDRGTTAYAEVVKANAPMTAKLLANGSYIANYDEKVDGISGATESSHGWNQAVQRAFEKALKVPTAGQYFDGKFAGVDNQSKILLLVDVAADQVTGIKLSLFGTDGKLIADDKLTADQKTLVEQLTAGLLDKGVQLADVAGQEALSAAARAALTDALTNASKVQGTYKDGTFTSYGNAYDKGTNKADVTLRNGKIVNVVLTRVGMNLVDLGKAAYAEVQKAIPQLTASFLAAGTKEGVQQVDAVSGATSSSNGFKTAVDRAYEKAELVKVDKAAYFDGIFIGTSTDKSVNVMVTVKNNVPVAMTVYYLDKAGKVKIPEMLTAAEIAVKFEIESTSNGKSLHKYGYRAAAFGANDAEKAVSAKVIEAITSALATASK; encoded by the coding sequence GTGACGGTTAAACAAAACGTGTATCAAGACGGCGTATATGTTGCCTACGGCAATGCTTACTCCAAGGGTACTGAAGGCGTAAAAGTTACGATCAAAGACGGTAAGATCGCTGATATCGTACTGATGAGAACCAACCCGAAAATCATCGACAACACGGTCAGCAACAACTATAGCGGCGTGTGGGTAGCTTACGGTCTGATGAAAGAAAGACTGCTAGGTCAAACCAGAGACAGTGCAGCAGCAGTTGATGCTGTATCCGGCGCAACACGTTCCAGCAACGGCTGGAAGCTGTCTGTGGACAGAGCGTTTGAAAGAGCAATGAAAGTTAAACCGGCAGATGCTACTTACTTCGCAGGCGATCACATGGGTGTTGATCCTGAAGGTAAATACGCTGTATTCGCAAGCTACGATGCTAACAGCCTTACAGCAGTGAAGCTGTACCCAATGACCAGCACTGGAAGCTTCGTTGACGAAAAAGCATACACAGCTGAACAAACTGCGGCAATTGCAGCGATTACACCTGTACTGCTCGCTAAGGGATCTTCCGCACAGCCGGTTGCCGGCTATGAAGCTGAATCCAAAGCTGCCATCAACGCTTTCTGGGATGCAGAACAAAATGCCAAAATTAACAACACCTCTGCTTATGTTGACGGCTTCTATTCTTCCTACGGTACTGCAAGAAGCGTAGGCGTTGAAAGAGCCGATGTTGTTATCCGTAACGGCAAACTGGTAGACGTGAAACTGTACAGACTTGGAACCAACCTGATTGACAGAGGAACAACAGCTTATGCCGAAGTGGTAAAAGCTAACGCTCCAATGACTGCAAAATTGCTTGCTAACGGTTCTTATATTGCTAATTATGATGAAAAGGTAGACGGTATTTCCGGCGCTACTGAAAGCAGCCACGGCTGGAATCAGGCAGTACAAAGAGCATTTGAGAAAGCCCTGAAGGTTCCTACAGCAGGCCAATACTTCGACGGCAAATTCGCAGGTGTGGATAATCAATCCAAAATCCTGCTGCTGGTTGATGTTGCAGCTGATCAAGTAACCGGAATTAAACTCAGCCTGTTCGGAACAGACGGTAAGCTTATTGCCGATGACAAACTGACTGCTGACCAAAAAACACTGGTTGAACAGCTGACCGCAGGTCTGCTTGATAAAGGCGTGCAATTGGCTGATGTTGCTGGCCAAGAAGCCTTGTCCGCAGCAGCAAGAGCAGCACTGACTGATGCATTGACTAATGCTTCCAAGGTTCAAGGTACTTATAAAGACGGTACGTTCACCTCTTATGGTAATGCTTATGATAAAGGCACAAACAAAGCCGATGTTACCCTGCGTAACGGCAAGATCGTAAATGTTGTTCTGACCCGTGTAGGTATGAACCTTGTAGATCTGGGCAAAGCAGCTTATGCTGAAGTGCAAAAGGCTATTCCTCAGCTCACTGCAAGCTTCCTTGCAGCAGGCACCAAAGAAGGCGTACAGCAGGTTGATGCGGTGTCCGGTGCAACATCAAGCAGTAACGGATTCAAAACCGCAGTAGACAGAGCTTACGAAAAAGCAGAGCTTGTAAAAGTTGATAAAGCAGCTTACTTTGACGGTATCTTCATCGGTACCAGCACTGACAAATCCGTAAATGTAATGGTTACTGTGAAGAACAATGTTCCTGTAGCAATGACTGTATACTATCTGGATAAAGCTGGAAAAGTTAAAATTCCAGAAATGCTGACAGCAGCTGAAATTGCCGTGAAGTTTGAAATCGAGTCCACTTCGAACGGCAAATCCCTGCACAAGTACGGATATCGTGCAGCGGCATTCGGTGCGAACGATGCTGAGAAGGCCGTTTCCGCCAAAGTCATTGAAGCAATCACTTCCGCTCTGGCGACAGCAAGTAAATAA
- a CDS encoding 3'-5' exoribonuclease YhaM family protein yields the protein MTLIKQLSPQDEFVGFYLLRELTLKQTNGTPPKDYFDIVLGDSSGQLSAKYWDVSTTDKETFFPMALVKVRGIAHTYREKLQIKITKIRLANESDGVSLTDFIRSAPIRPVDLIHTIKGAMASIMDQEISTLVAFCVGKVEEKLMHYPAAKTHHHAYFAGLAYHMVRMLEIGDFLCKQRPFLNPDLMKAGIILHDIAKPEEMISQFGIVSDYSVQGKLIGHISMASNWITEAAIRSNIDLESEKVLALQHLVLSHHNLGEWGSPVQPQTAEAVALHHIDAMDAKLQMVEDALDTTPETEEWTPFIRGLENKAVYRLKL from the coding sequence ATGACACTTATTAAACAGCTATCACCACAGGATGAATTCGTCGGCTTCTATCTGCTCAGAGAGCTGACGCTGAAACAAACAAACGGTACTCCTCCAAAGGATTATTTTGATATTGTACTCGGTGATTCCAGCGGCCAGTTATCGGCCAAGTATTGGGATGTCAGCACGACGGATAAAGAAACTTTTTTTCCGATGGCACTGGTCAAAGTACGCGGCATTGCCCATACCTACCGTGAAAAACTGCAGATCAAGATCACCAAGATACGGCTGGCTAATGAGTCCGATGGTGTGTCATTGACCGATTTCATCCGTTCGGCCCCCATCCGTCCGGTGGATCTAATCCATACGATCAAAGGTGCCATGGCCAGTATCATGGATCAGGAAATTTCAACATTAGTCGCGTTTTGTGTAGGTAAAGTGGAAGAGAAGCTGATGCATTATCCGGCGGCTAAAACCCACCACCATGCGTATTTCGCCGGGCTTGCTTATCATATGGTACGGATGCTGGAAATCGGAGATTTCCTGTGCAAGCAGCGCCCGTTCCTGAATCCCGATTTGATGAAAGCGGGGATTATTTTACATGATATCGCCAAACCGGAGGAAATGATCTCCCAGTTTGGAATTGTCTCGGATTACAGTGTACAAGGCAAGCTTATCGGGCATATCTCGATGGCCTCCAACTGGATTACAGAGGCGGCGATCCGCTCTAACATTGATTTGGAATCTGAAAAGGTGCTGGCGCTGCAGCATCTGGTGCTGTCGCATCATAATTTGGGGGAATGGGGCAGCCCTGTTCAGCCGCAGACAGCGGAGGCGGTAGCCCTGCATCACATTGATGCTATGGATGCCAAGCTGCAGATGGTGGAGGATGCGCTGGATACAACGCCTGAAACCGAAGAATGGACACCTTTTATCCGGGGACTGGAAAATAAGGCGGTATACCGTCTGAAGCTGTAA
- a CDS encoding 3'-5' exonuclease codes for MNFTAIDFETANSSRSSACSLGLVQVREGVITAEHVWLIDPRQRFDGMNIAIHGITPSMVQGQPTFEELWSSVEPLLQGEIVVAHNAAFDMSVLRYCLDASGNRYPDFQYLCTYLLGKKMLQELPSHKLNIVSQHFGIHLNHHDALDDARAAALVLLKLMEQDQKFEPLLLADNQGYTAGKMFSGGYTPFKSPPKKAPRKKQPAKTPSSLPQAPSVKPYF; via the coding sequence ATGAATTTTACAGCAATTGACTTTGAGACCGCGAACTCCAGCCGCTCAAGCGCCTGTTCTCTGGGGCTAGTCCAGGTAAGAGAAGGCGTTATCACCGCCGAGCATGTGTGGCTGATCGATCCGCGCCAGCGGTTTGACGGAATGAACATCGCTATTCACGGCATTACACCCTCAATGGTCCAGGGACAGCCTACGTTTGAGGAACTGTGGAGCAGTGTGGAGCCGCTGCTGCAGGGCGAAATCGTGGTAGCCCATAACGCAGCCTTTGATATGAGCGTACTGCGTTATTGTCTGGATGCCTCGGGAAACCGCTACCCTGATTTTCAATATTTGTGCACTTATCTGCTCGGCAAAAAAATGCTCCAGGAGCTGCCGTCCCATAAATTAAACATCGTATCCCAGCATTTCGGCATCCACCTGAACCATCATGATGCGCTCGACGATGCTCGTGCGGCAGCACTCGTACTGCTTAAGCTGATGGAGCAGGATCAGAAGTTTGAGCCGCTCCTGCTGGCAGACAACCAGGGGTACACAGCCGGTAAGATGTTTTCTGGCGGATATACGCCTTTTAAATCACCGCCTAAAAAAGCCCCCCGAAAGAAGCAGCCTGCCAAGACGCCTTCTTCGCTGCCACAGGCTCCGTCTGTTAAGCCGTATTTCTGA